The Macaca thibetana thibetana isolate TM-01 chromosome 19, ASM2454274v1, whole genome shotgun sequence genome has a segment encoding these proteins:
- the C2CD4C gene encoding C2 calcium-dependent domain-containing protein 4C, translating into MRKTNMWFLERLRGSGENGAARGAGSEAGDKASKGPLYSNVLTPDKIPDFFIPPKLPSGPVEGDGQAALGPSTSEQNLASAAPRQTPRSPRLPAKLAAESKSLLKAATRHVIQIESAEEWPPEEATDPDPQAQGAMSLPSVPKAQTSYGFTTLAESPHTRRKESLFHSEHGALAQVGSLGAGRRRAAAKANGGDGGPREAGGALMSPGRYFSGGESDTGSSAESSPFGSPLLSRSVSLLKGFAQDSQAKVSQLRHSVGRHGSLSADDSTPDTSPGSRRRLTRRAPPEPGPESGQARGEHTVHVGPRGSVRLLAEYEAGQARLRVRLLAAEGLYDRLYDARSINCCVGLCLVPGKLQKQRSTIIKNSRHPVFNEDFFFDGLGPASVRKLALRIKVVNKGSSLKRDTLLGEKELPLTSLLPFL; encoded by the coding sequence ATGAGAAAAACCAACATGTGGTTCTTGGAGCGGCTTCGGGGGTCTGGGGAGAACGGTGCTGCCCGGGGCGCGGGGAGTGAGGCCGGGGACAAGGCCTCCAAGGGGCCCCTATACAGCAATGTGCTGACGCCCGACAAGATCCCCGACTTTTTCATCCCCCCCAAGCTGCCCTCGGGCCCCGTGGAGGGTGACGGACAGGCCGCGCTGGGCCCGTCCACGTCGGAACAGAACCTGGCCTCCGCGGCCCCCCGCCAGACCCCACGGAGCCCCCGGCTGCCTGCCAAGCTGGCAGCCGAGAGCAAGAGCCTGCTGAAGGCAGCCACCCGGCACGTGATCCAGATCGAGAGTGCTGAGGAGTGGCCGCCTGAGGAGGCCACTGACCCAGACCCCCAGGCCCAGGGCGCCATGTCCCTGCCCTCAGTCCCCAAGGCCCAGACGTCCTACGGCTTCACCACGCTGGCCGAGAGCCCCCACACTAGACGCAAGGAGTCTCTGTTCCACAGTGAGCACGGGGCCCTGGCCCAGGTGGGCTCCCTGGGTGCCGGGCGCCGCCGGGCAGCTGCCAAGGCCAATGGGGGTGATGGGGGCCCCAGGGAGGCTGGCGGGGCCCTCATGAGCCCCGGCCGCTACTTCAGTGGCGGGGAGAGCGACACGGGGTCCTCGGCCGAGTCCTCTCCCTTCGGATCCCCTCTGCTCTCCCGCTCGGTGTCACTGCTCAAAGGCTTCGCCCAGGACAGCCAGGCCAAGGTGAGCCAGCTCCGGCACTCGGTGGGCCGCCACGGCTCCCTGTCGGCTGACGACAGCACTCCAGACACCAGCCCCGGCAGCCGGCGCCGCCTGACCCGCCGGGCACCCCCGGAACCTGGCCCCGAGTCGGGCCAGGCGCGTGGAGAGCACACGGTCCACGTGGGCCCTCGGGGCAGCGTGCGGCTGCTGGCGGAGTACGAGGCAGGCCAGGCCCGCCTGCGGGTGCGCCTGCTGGCCGCCGAGGGCCTCTACGACCGCCTGTACGATGCCCGCAGCATCAACTGCTGCGTGGGCCTGTGCCTGGTGCCCGGCAAGCTGCAGAAGCAGCGAAGCACCATCATCAAGAACAGCCGCCACCCGGTCTTCAACGAGGATTTCTTCTTCGACGGCCTGGGGCCGGCCAGCGTCCGGAAACTGGCCCTCAGGATCAAGGTGGTGAACAAGGGCAGCAGCCTCAAGCGGGACACGCTGCTCGGGGAGAAGGAGCTGCCCCTGACCTCCCTGCTCCCCTTCCTGTAG